TGTATTCAGGGTATTTCTGAAAGAAATAGTGTTCACAACTGAAATCTCTTCTTTACAACTTAATTGAGAAACCATGTTTTTGCTCTCACCTCTCGGTCAAACCCTTCAGATTTCACTTGAATCTCTCCACTGTCGGGGTTGATCTCAAACATGTTTGGTTGTGGCAGTGCAGGATTCTGACTGATGATGGAGTATCTGATATTTGCATTTTGAGTCTTAGGATCGTCTGCATCAGTCGCTGAGATGGTCAAGAACTTAAATCCTTTGCAAAAGGGTAATGAAGAATGTGAAACATTGCaggaataaatattaaagataTTAGCTTTATCAAagctcaaaacaaaacattgatCTAGCTACCTGCTTTTGATGCTGTTGGTACACTGCCCAGAAACTGATCTTGGGTGAAGACAGGTTTATTATCGTTCTGGTCAATCACGCGGATAGTGAGTTCAGTAGGCTGATCACCATCTATATGGGCTTGGAGCTagtaagaacaaaaaaaaaattctgtaggCAATGTCTTCTATCTCTTTCAGTAAAGAAAGTAACATAATATgtaacagacaaaaaaaaatggtatggaaaaacagaaataaatgtgaTGGTCAAAGTCTCCAGAAAAACTGCAGCAGATTCTCAAAGATCCAAAATATTGGCTTTAGTGCTGTTACAAGTACTACTCTtcttagtggattttttttaaatgttataaaaagtTTAACTTCATTATTAAGGCATCTTTGCTTACAGCATTTGTTTATGTGCTTAAAGTATTTGCATAACATTTTATCTCACATACAAACCTTTCCACTTTTTGTGCgaatacaacaacaaaaacaaagaaaacatttgAAAACTTCCTCTTACCACATACTCAtgttttgtctctctgtctaaagGCTTTGTTACAGACAGCCAACCACTGTCTTTATCCACGGTGAAAAGTCCCACTGGAGCCTGGTCTGCACCTTCTCCAGTGAGGCGGTATGCAGTCTTAGTTTGTTTAGCTTGGCTGGACCTAAGCTGTAAACAGGAGTGACAATTTAACTACAAATAAAAGATTGCATAGGGAAGATGATTGGCTTTGGCCTATGGTCAGAAACTTACCTTGACTAATTGTTTAGGGAAAGGACCTCGGCCATTCTCTGATAAGCGGATTGGAGAAATCACCAACATCTCAGGGGACTGAgtctgctggacaaacaaatatACACTTCACAAAAAACCATTAGTGTGGTTTAATTCTTATGAAGTATTAGGCACCTTTTCAGAATTAATGTTAGAACTCTGTGTCATTACGGCTATAATATTGTCAGAAATTTCTGCCTCTATGCTTGTGAACACCTACTAATGactaattattaattcatttaattaaagcTATGCATATACTTGAAACTAACCCAAACTTCAACTTCAGTAGCCCCCTATACCCCTCCCTAGACATATGCCCCCCTAACCACAACATTACTTGTTTAACATGAAAGCAGATGCTGAGTATGAAGAAAAATCAGATACTTAATGTCTGAAgatcacttatttattcatttttggaCTGAATCTATTAGTCTAATGTGGCTAAAACATAAGGAAACCTTAGTACAAAGTGAACACCATGCAAATTGCATGTGTAAATCATCAAATCACATCTGTAAAAAACTGTTAACAGCCTTACCACAGTTACGTCTTTGCTGTCAGTTATAGAAATAACAGCGTCTTCAGTGCTTGAGATGCCATTACCCTCCATATCTGTTGCCTGAATCTTCAAGACATACTCAGAATGTTTCTGCAAAGATGATGTTTAAAATCCTAAGTGCTGTAATTAAGTGATACAGACTCAGCTTCAGATAATAAGAAATTTGGTTAGTGCTCTTACTGAAAGGTCCAGTCCTTTAGCATTCACTTGAATGACACCACTGATAGGATTGATCGCAAACATGTCTGGTTTTGGCTCTGGTGGAACCTGACTGATGATGGAGTACCTGATATCAGCGTTGTTAGTGTTCAGTGAATCATCTGCATCTGTGGCTCTGATGGTCATGAACGGAAATCCTGTAGTAAGAGGGTAATGAAGATCGTGAAACCTTGCACAGACTGGAATAGATAATAACGATATTAGCTTTATTAAAAatctcaacacaacacattgaTCTAAGGTACCTATTTCAGCTGCGTCTGATACTCTGCCAATAAACGGACTCTGGGTGAAGACTGGTTTATTATCATTTTGGTCTACTACATGGATGATGAGCTCCACACTCTCATATATATGGAGACCAGTTATATGGGCTTCAAGCTGTAAAAAAGGCAAACATGTTAAAAGACTAGGATCTTGAACAGCATTCATTTATAAGAGCAAATTTTCTAGGGGTTTCAACTTGTCTGTCAAGTTTTAAGGGACATGGCCCACTGAATTCACATTGAACCTAATATATGCTTACAggctgctaaagaaagcacatcaAGACAGATCCAGACAAATGTCTTGATTTACTCTTACCACATATTCAtcctttgtctctctgtcaAGAGGCCCTGACACAGAAAGCTTTCCTGTGTTTTTGTCCATAAGAAATAGCCCCAGTGGAGGCAGGTTTGCTCCCCTGCCACTGATGCTGTACTTCACTCCAGATGTTTTGGAATGACTGGGCTTGATCTAGACagaaaccacaacaacaacaaaatatacagtacagtacagtatctTTGCTTTTTTAAGGAAAACTTGACATGGCAgttaaaatgaacatttacaATCTAATTCATTGTAATTTGTGATAGCCATTGGTTTAGTTCGGAAAATAGAACTCATAGtggtaaaaaagaaataaaaagtacatCAAATGTGTTTGAAGTTTTGAGAAGTATTTAATAGTAAAGATTTTCTAATCCAAGTTAAAGATCAGTTGCACATACCTGCGCTATTTCCTTAGGGAAAGGCCCATGTTCATTTTCAGAGACTCGGATTGGTGGAATCAGCCATGGCCTCTGCTTCtagatttaaattaaaacaaataataatgattcagAAAAGGTCCTATGCATATTGTCACCACCGGCACCTGCCCggcagagggagccctcgcctgcTGCGTCTTTAGGTTTGAAAATACTCTTCACCTTTGGTTCAAACACTGGAGCCTCGTTCACATCGAGAACGTTTACAATGACTGTGGCAGTGGAAGTAGGCAAAGGTTTAGCAAATGGAACCTCGTTTTCCACAAGTACCAGCAATGTGAATTTGTTGTTCTCCTCATAGTCTAACCCCTGTGAAAAGACACATTAAAATCAAATAAGTGTACAAAATCAAGGGACATGTAAGTGACGACACTTTAACTGGGGTTGTGCTGTACCTTGACAGTAGTAATGATGCCCTCCTGTTTGTTTGGTGCTGTGCTAATGCGGAAAAATCCACCACTGTTACCATTAACAATTCTAAACTTTGCTGCCCAGGCAGATGACTGtggttcatcatcatcagtcactGGCAGTTTCGCCACAAGAGCTCCCACGTTATCCTCCGGGACAGACACTTcatactggggaaaaaaatgaatatgaattttATTAAACTTGGTAACTACCTAAATGGTATTTAAAGATTTGGAGCAGagatttatttctaaagcaaCTGAAAATCCTGCAAATACTAAACTAATTTATAATGAAACACTGCCTTACCAAGGTCTTGGAAAATACAGGTGCATTGTCATTGCTGTCTGTTACAGTAATAACAGCTTTTCCCATAATTCCACGGCCTTGTCCAGCCATAtccgctgcttgaatatccaaGGTATATTCTCCAACGGTCTTTTAAAGaaacacagcaataaaaaaaattttattccaAAGTTCCAATTTTAGAAGCAGTTTCAACATCAACTCTGCATTTATATGTAAAAATGTTAATCCAAATTCATTTAGACTTTGGAAACAGAACAAATTTACAGCTTACATCAACCCTAATATTAAACAGTTTACATGCATGTTGTACTCCAAACCAAATTCATGTGAACATTGATCATCAGGTGTTAATGTGAACTTATTAGAAAGTTGCTCTTTCCTTCCCCAATTTAAACATATCTAGCAGGTTAGTTAGGAACCCTAAGGCTTTGTGTCAGGTATGCATTTCCGGGTTCTGCAACGCCACTTCTGGTTCCGAAACTTACGGTTTCGCGATCTCACTTCcggtttccgccattttatgGCATCTACTCGTTTTATGGCTTCACTAAACTCGATCTCCGCAATGCCTATCATCTGGTGCGCATTCAAGagggagatgaatggaagactgcCTTTAACACCCCAACAGGCCATTATGAATATCTGGTAATGCCGTTCGGGCTCACTAATGCCCCTGCTATATTCCAAGCCCTGGTCAACGACATCCTCCGTGACTACCTAAACCAGTTTGTCTTTGTTTACTTGGACgacatcctcatcttctcccGCTCCCTGGAGGAGTATGTTCACCATGTCCGGTCGGTGCTCCGTCACTTGCAACAGAACCGTCTGTATGTGAAAGCCGGTAGCATACAGATGGATCCCAATCGGGTGGAGGCTGTGAGGGACTCACTGCACCCTGAAAGCCGAAGGCAGCTCCAACGTTTCCTGGGTTTTgcgaatttctaccggaagttcaTCAGAGGTTACAGTGATGTTGCGGCACCCCTGCACCGACTCACTTCCTCGCTGCACCCCTTTTCATGGACTCCAGAGGCTGAGCTAGCCTTTGCCCAACTTAAGAAGATCTTCACTACTGCTCCTGTCCTGACTCTCCGCCAGTTTGTGGTGGAAGTGGATGCGTCTGACCGTGGGGTGGGGGCCGTCCTGTCTCAAAGGGCTTCTAAGGACATTCGACTTCACCcctgtgcctttttctctcacCGCCTTTCCCCAGCCGAACAGAAGTATGCGATCGGTGAACGGGAGCTTCTGGCAGTGAAACCCTGGAAGAGTGGCACCACTGGTTGGAGGGCACAGAGTAGCCTTTCATTGTATGGACTGACCACAGAAATCTAGAATACCTTCAGACAGCTAAACGACTCAATCCTCGACAGGCTCGTTGGGGGCTGTTCTTCGGGCGTTTTAACTTCACCCTCTCATTCCGTCCTGGTTCTAAGAATGGTAAACCGGACGCCCTTTCACGACAATTCACCCCCGATGAGGATGACCCGGCTCCTGAACACATCCTCCCTTTGTTGGTGACTATCCGTGCCCTCCACCTGGGGATCGAAAGGAGAGTGCAGCAGGCCACCTCATGGATACAGATTCCAGACAACTGTCCCAGGAACAGACTCTTTGTCCCCGATCACCTTAGGTATCAGGTCATCCAGTGGTGCCACAGCAGCCGCCTCTTTTTATCATCCCGGGGTTTCCTGCAGCTTATCTACTCTCCAACAGCGTTTCTGGTGGCCATCACTCAAGCGCGACATCCAGAGATTTGTGGCAGCCTGTCCCACATGTGCTCAGCATAAATCGTCCAGGACCCCACCAGCCGGGCTCCTGTGCCCCCTTCCGACCCCCAGACGACCTTGGTCCCATATCTCCCTGGACTTTGTCACCGGACTACCACCATCCGCTGGCCACACCACCATCCTTACTGTGGTTGACCGGTTCTCCAAAATGGTCCATTTCGTGCCTTTGGCCAAGCTTCCCTCCACCAAGGAGACTGCCCAGATGCTACTATTACATGTCTTCCGCTTACACGGGTTGCCTCGCAATATTGTGTCAGACCAGGGGCCGCAGTTCACCTCGAGATTCTGGAAGGAGTTCTGTCACCTCCTGGGTATCTCCATCAGCCTTTCATCTGGTTTACACCCACAAACCAATGGCCAGACAGAGTGATTAAACCAAGAGTTGGAGACTTGGCTCAGAATCCTCTGCTCTGAAGACCCTATATCCTGGTCATCCAACCTCATTTGGGTCGAATATGCCCACAACTCTCTTCCCACTGTGGCCACAGGCCTCTCCCCTTTCCAGGCCACTTATGGCTATCAACCACCCAAGAATTAGAGGCCTCGGATCCATCTGCCCTCGCTCTGCTTAAACGGTGTTGACGGGTCTGGAGGAGGACCTGCTTAGTGCTTCTCCGTTCATCCAAAAGCTATGCTCGGTGGGCCAATCGTAAGCGCCACCTGGCGCCGCCCTACCACGTTGGCCAATGTGTTTGGCTGTCCACTCGGGATCTGCCCCTGAAAAACGCCTGTCGGAAGCTCGCTCCTCGCTTTCTCGTGATCTCACTTCCAGTTTCCGCCATTTTTTGCTCGTCAGTCCTATATAAGCCAGCGGGCGGCCCATGatccttgccagatggtctcttcagtcagccttgagcttcATCCTGCCTTTTTCTTCggttcctgtctgcctggtttgtctctgccttGCTTCAGTTACTGACTCTGCCTGTTCTATGTTtaaacctgttctctggattgtggattattggactgtatgctgttactGACTCTGCCTGCTCTATGTTTAACCTGTTCACCTGCCGTCCCTGACactttgtgtaaatgtttgcataAACAAAACTTCAAAAATTTCTGCCAgatttctacatttaaaataaatatcatacacacaaacatgtaaatATCAATTTTAACATTACAGAACCTGTAAAAGTTAATCACGTTACCAAAATCTAGTTGCTAATTTATTGAGGTAAAATGACTACATGTGAAAATATGAGGAATATTTACTGTATCCAGATGTTTCTGGATACCAAGCACTTGAAACAGGGAAACTGTAATATTTAatggtttttctttttacaccCTCCCTGACtcagtgtttaataaaacaagTAGTATGCGTTATTGAATGAAGCCAGTGATGCCACAGCACACTAGTAAGTACAGTGCATAGCCTCATTCCATCTTGAGACATGACGGTCATTTGCTGCTGCAACTAAGTGTCTTGCAAAATAAGATGGTGTggcacacagacttacacagaCTAGTGACAGTTAGGCTGGATGTACACATAGCTGGTGGAAGAACCTGATTTGTGCACTCACCTCTCTGTCCAGTCCATCAGAATTCACTCGAATTGCTCCAGTGACAGGGTTGATCTCAAACATGTTAGGATATGGGACTGGTGGAATCTGACTGGTGATGAAGTACCTAATCTCAGCATTGTCAGTGTTTGGATCATCTGCATCAGTGGCACTGACTGTCATGAACTCAAACCCTTTAAATGTGGGAAGACGACAAGAAATCTGAGCACAGCATGACTCGGAGTTATGGCAGACATGATCAAATGTATGTGGAAAGTATGTGCCATGGTACCCAAACAGCAAGCACTTTTTAATCAAATTCAAAAGTACAGCATTAATACGAATTGACTGATACTatgaatatataatttataataaaactaCCTATGTTTGAAGCTTCTGGTACACTGCCAAGGAATGGATTTTGGGTGAAGATAGGATGGTTATCATTCATGTCCAGCACTTCTATGAAGACCTCCATTTCAGGTTCTATAATTGAATCAGTAATCGAGTGAGCATGGACTTGCAGCTGGagtaaagagaaaaacaaacatgttaaATTGTTAAAACATGCACCAATATCCTTCACCAAGAGTAGGTTTTTCCACAA
This genomic window from Hemibagrus wyckioides isolate EC202008001 linkage group LG27, SWU_Hwy_1.0, whole genome shotgun sequence contains:
- the LOC131347729 gene encoding EP-cadherin-like isoform X1, producing the protein MESASSVKWAVVICLIQVLWCGIGESQPCSPGFGSDLFLFKVPREHLQRGTRIGAIVFNDCSGRTHIDFMPTDKEFRVDSDGTVTLKRPVTLDNGHKTFSVHAWDSNGKKHTALVRVEDQGRANHNHEQQEDVGTSELEQTESTLLLEFPKSGGLQRRKREWVIPPIRILENDRKGPFPKPLVQIKSSHAKETQMVYRITGVGADQPPVGLFTIDKFTGQMYVSRPLDREEKDKYELQVHAHSITDSIIEPEMEVFIEVLDMNDNHPIFTQNPFLGSVPEASNIGFEFMTVSATDADDPNTDNAEIRYFITSQIPPVPYPNMFEINPVTGAIRVNSDGLDRETVGEYTLDIQAADMAGQGRGIMGKAVITVTDSNDNAPVFSKTLYEVSVPEDNVGALVAKLPVTDDDEPQSSAWAAKFRIVNGNSGGFFRISTAPNKQEGIITTVKGLDYEENNKFTLLVLVENEVPFAKPLPTSTATVIVNVLDVNEAPVFEPKKQRPWLIPPIRVSENEHGPFPKEIAQIKPSHSKTSGVKYSISGRGANLPPLGLFLMDKNTGKLSVSGPLDRETKDEYVLEAHITGLHIYESVELIIHVVDQNDNKPVFTQSPFIGRVSDAAEIGFPFMTIRATDADDSLNTNNADIRYSIISQVPPEPKPDMFAINPISGVIQVNAKGLDLSKHSEYVLKIQATDMEGNGISSTEDAVISITDSKDVTVQTQSPEMLVISPIRLSENGRGPFPKQLVKLRSSQAKQTKTAYRLTGEGADQAPVGLFTVDKDSGWLSVTKPLDRETKHEYVLQAHIDGDQPTELTIRVIDQNDNKPVFTQDQFLGSVPTASKAGFKFLTISATDADDPKTQNANIRYSIISQNPALPQPNMFEINPDSGEIQVKSEGFDREKYPEYILEIQAADMQGNGLQSRVKAIITVTV
- the LOC131347729 gene encoding EP-cadherin-like isoform X3, which gives rise to MESASSVKWAVVICLIQVLWCGIGESQPCSPGFGSDLFLFKVPREHLQRGTRIGAIVFNDCSGRTHIDFMPTDKEFRVDSDGTVTLKRPVTLDNGHKTFSVHAWDSNGKKHTALVRVEDQGRANHNHEQQEDVGTSELEQTESTLLLEFPKSGGLQRRKREWVIPPIRILENDRKGPFPKPLVQIKSSHAKETQMVYRITGVGADQPPVGLFTIDKFTGQMYVSRPLDREEKDKYELQVHAHSITDSIIEPEMEVFIEVLDMNDNHPIFTQNPFLGSVPEASNIGFEFMTVSATDADDPNTDNAEIRYFITSQIPPVPYPNMFEINPVTGAIRVNSDGLDRETVGEYTLDIQAADMAGQGRGIMGKAVITVTDSNDNAPVFSKTLYEVSVPEDNVGALVAKLPVTDDDEPQSSAWAAKFRIVNGNSGGFFRISTAPNKQEGIITTVKGLDYEENNKFTLLVLVENEVPFAKPLPTSTATVIVNVLDVNEAPVFEPKKQRPWLIPPIRVSENEHGPFPKEIAQIKPSHSKTSGVKYSISGRGANLPPLGLFLMDKNTGKLSVSGPLDRETKDEYVLEAHITGLHIYESVELIIHVVDQNDNKPVFTQSPFIGRVSDAAEIGFPFMTIRATDADDSLNTNNADIRYSIISQVPPEPKPDMFAINPISGVIQVNAKGLDLSKHSEYVLKIQATDMEGNGISSTEDAVISITDSKDVTVQTQSPEMLVISPIRLSENGRGPFPKQLVKLRSSQAKQTKTAYRLTGEGADQAPVGLFTVDKDSGWLSVTKPLDRETKHEYVRLMQTILRLKMQISDTPSSVRILHCHNQTCLRSTPTVERFK
- the LOC131347729 gene encoding EP-cadherin-like isoform X2, encoding MESASSVKWAVVICLIQVLWCGIGESQPCSPGFGSDLFLFKVPREHLQRGTRIGAIVFNDCSGRTHIDFMPTDKEFRVDSDGTVTLKRPVTLDNGHKTFSVHAWDSNGKKHTALVRVEDQGRANHNHEQQEDVGTSELEQTESTLLLEFPKSGGLQRRKREWVIPPIRILENDRKGPFPKPLVQIKSSHAKETQMVYRITGVGADQPPVGLFTIDKFTGQMYVSRPLDREEKDKYELQVHAHSITDSIIEPEMEVFIEVLDMNDNHPIFTQNPFLGSVPEASNIGFEFMTVSATDADDPNTDNAEIRYFITSQIPPVPYPNMFEINPVTGAIRVNSDGLDRETVGEYTLDIQAADMAGQGRGIMGKAVITVTDSNDNAPVFSKTLYEVSVPEDNVGALVAKLPVTDDDEPQSSAWAAKFRIVNGNSGGFFRISTAPNKQEGIITTVKGLDYEENNKFTLLVLVENEVPFAKPLPTSTATVIVNVLDVNEAPVFEPKKQRPWLIPPIRVSENEHGPFPKEIAQIKPSHSKTSGVKYSISGRGANLPPLGLFLMDKNTGKLSVSGPLDRETKDEYVLEAHITGLHIYESVELIIHVVDQNDNKPVFTQSPFIGRVSDAAEIGFPFMTIRATDADDSLNTNNADIRYSIISQVPPEPKPDMFAINPISGVIQVNAKGLDLSKHSEYVLKIQATDMEGNGISSTEDAVISITDSKDVTVTQSPEMLVISPIRLSENGRGPFPKQLVKLRSSQAKQTKTAYRLTGEGADQAPVGLFTVDKDSGWLSVTKPLDRETKHEYVLQAHIDGDQPTELTIRVIDQNDNKPVFTQDQFLGSVPTASKAGFKFLTISATDADDPKTQNANIRYSIISQNPALPQPNMFEINPDSGEIQVKSEGFDREKYPEYILEIQAADMQGNGLQSRVKAIITVTV